A genome region from Nocardia sp. NBC_00565 includes the following:
- a CDS encoding TerD family protein — translation MASCRRRPSMCCSRVRSWWRSTRPTREAAQPSDSYRNDHSTMVVQLQQPCAVRYRRRRKTQCTNGCSARVFRNTCAACRSEIACSVDAMITLKKEDGAADLNGITKLTVGVSWDPSGGTSGGALGILRRKRGVDLDLIAILMQGSEPVRFAGLDSLDPLGNGSVQHTGDEQTGAATGDDESVHVTFANVPGGIDAIIFVAAAFKKGSSFEKANNISFKVYDATGGAAQQVADIWPSLLGADNANAVARAFRSGDSWQLEVLNRKGKIKQGDKQALLRFAMA, via the coding sequence ATGGCGTCATGCCGCAGACGGCCGAGCATGTGCTGCTCGCGCGTCAGGTCGTGGTGGCGCTCAACAAGGCCGACGCGGGAGGCGGCTCAGCCCTCGGACAGCTACCGCAACGACCACAGCACGATGGTCGTGCAACTACAGCAGCCCTGCGCGGTCCGCTACCGCAGGCGGCGCAAGACACAGTGCACAAACGGCTGTTCGGCGCGGGTGTTCCGGAACACTTGCGCCGCATGTCGTTCCGAAATCGCTTGTAGTGTCGATGCCATGATCACGCTCAAAAAGGAAGATGGCGCCGCGGATCTCAACGGCATCACCAAACTGACTGTCGGGGTGAGTTGGGACCCGTCCGGCGGGACCAGCGGCGGCGCGCTCGGCATATTGCGCCGCAAGCGCGGGGTGGACCTGGATCTGATCGCCATCCTGATGCAAGGCTCCGAGCCAGTGCGTTTCGCCGGTCTCGACTCCCTCGACCCGCTGGGCAACGGCTCGGTCCAGCACACCGGCGATGAGCAGACCGGCGCCGCCACCGGTGACGACGAATCGGTGCACGTCACCTTCGCCAATGTGCCCGGCGGTATCGACGCCATCATCTTCGTGGCCGCCGCGTTCAAGAAGGGCAGTTCGTTCGAGAAGGCGAACAACATCAGTTTCAAGGTCTACGACGCGACCGGTGGCGCCGCCCAGCAGGTGGCCGATATCTGGCCCTCGCTGCTCGGCGCCGATAATGCCAATGCCGTCGCGCGCGCCTTCCGCAGCGGCGACAGCTGGCAGCTGGAAGTGCTCAACCGCAAGGGCAAGATCAAGCAGGGGGATAAGCAGGCGCTGCTGCGCTTCGCGATGGCGTAG
- a CDS encoding TauD/TfdA dioxygenase family protein encodes MTVDYATTTATVTKLGARIGAQVDNVRLGGDLDPATVEVIRRALVENKVIFFRGQDHLTEDGQYEFAQLLGTPTTPHPTVTSHGVKSLAIDSEYGRANSWHTDVTFVDRIPKASILRAVHLPSYGGSTTWASTVAAYESLPEPLKRLAESLRAVHTNVYDYAAVNVERSNPNTDAYRAEFQSDYYETEHPVVRVHPETGERALLVGHFVKHFVGVSTSESQALFRLFQDRVTRLENTTRWTWQTGDVAIWDNRATQHYAIDDYDDQPRKLTRITLAGDIPVGVDGVPSTALQGNAEHYSIVEEVTRAA; translated from the coding sequence ATGACGGTCGACTACGCCACCACAACCGCCACCGTGACCAAACTCGGCGCCCGTATCGGCGCTCAGGTCGACAACGTCCGCTTGGGCGGCGATCTGGATCCGGCCACCGTCGAGGTTATTCGGCGCGCGCTGGTCGAGAACAAGGTCATCTTCTTCCGCGGGCAGGATCACCTGACCGAGGACGGGCAGTACGAGTTCGCGCAGTTGCTCGGCACCCCGACCACCCCGCACCCGACGGTCACCTCGCACGGCGTCAAGAGCCTGGCCATCGACTCCGAGTACGGCCGCGCCAACAGCTGGCACACCGACGTCACCTTCGTCGACCGGATCCCGAAGGCCTCCATCCTGCGCGCGGTCCACCTGCCGTCCTACGGCGGCTCGACCACCTGGGCCTCCACCGTCGCCGCCTACGAATCGCTGCCCGAACCGCTCAAGCGCCTGGCCGAGAGCCTGCGGGCCGTGCACACCAACGTCTACGACTACGCCGCCGTCAATGTCGAGCGCAGCAACCCGAATACCGACGCCTACCGCGCCGAGTTCCAGTCCGACTACTACGAGACCGAGCACCCGGTGGTGCGGGTGCACCCCGAGACCGGCGAGCGCGCACTGCTGGTCGGGCACTTCGTCAAGCATTTCGTCGGCGTCTCCACCAGCGAGTCGCAGGCGCTGTTCCGCCTGTTCCAGGACCGGGTGACCCGGCTGGAGAACACCACCCGCTGGACCTGGCAGACCGGTGACGTCGCCATCTGGGACAACCGCGCCACCCAGCATTACGCCATCGACGACTACGACGACCAGCCCCGCAAGCTGACCCGGATCACCCTGGCCGGCGATATCCCGGTCGGCGTGGACGGTGTACCGAGCACGGCGCTGCAAGGCAATGCCGAGCACTACTCGATCGTCGAGGAAGTAACCCGCGCCGCCTGA
- a CDS encoding glutathione peroxidase encodes MNIRNIPLRTLSGDPATLGELVGDKAVLLVNVASKCGLTPQYTGLVELQKTYGDRGFSVVGVPCNQFMGQEPGTAEEIAEFCSTTYGVDFPLLEKTDVNGEERHPLYSALVETADTEGAAGDIQWNFEKFLIDREGAVIGRFRPRTTPDDAAVVSAVESVL; translated from the coding sequence ATGAACATTCGCAACATTCCACTACGTACCCTCTCCGGCGACCCGGCCACACTGGGCGAACTCGTCGGGGACAAGGCGGTACTGCTGGTCAACGTGGCCTCCAAATGTGGTCTGACACCGCAGTACACCGGTCTCGTCGAACTGCAGAAGACCTACGGAGATCGCGGCTTCAGTGTGGTCGGCGTCCCATGTAACCAATTCATGGGCCAGGAGCCGGGCACGGCCGAGGAGATCGCGGAATTCTGTTCGACCACCTACGGCGTCGACTTTCCGCTACTGGAGAAGACCGATGTCAACGGCGAGGAGCGGCATCCGCTCTACAGCGCGCTGGTGGAAACCGCGGATACCGAGGGCGCGGCCGGTGATATCCAGTGGAACTTCGAGAAGTTCCTGATCGACCGGGAGGGTGCGGTGATCGGCCGGTTCCGGCCGCGGACCACACCCGATGACGCGGCGGTCGTATCCGCCGTCGAATCGGTGCTGTAG
- a CDS encoding serine/threonine-protein kinase, with the protein MLASGDVFAGYVIDRQLGRGGMGSVYLAKHPRLPRMTALKLLNREMFFDKEVRARFEREADLVAQLDHPNIVTVYDRGLDDEQLWISMQYVDGIDAASVDPKSLPPERAVQIIKETADALDYAHGMGVLHRDVKPANILLARSGGGRGERVYLTDFGIARLRDDTGHLTQTGTFTATLAYASPEQLTGVSLDHRSDQYSLACSLFWLFTGSGPFVATNPAAVIQGHLQAAPPALSSVRPGLPYQLDAVMARAMAKRPDDRFASCSEFALAAKQALTNPSVPSMPVVGGPRPGTGPAIPVTGGPRPTTGQPMPVTNGPYPQTAGPYPQTAGPYPQTSGPQTMQPQPLAPTTVNPAHSTQRPQPMQTAPTQQQPHPSNPYNQQPLGFATPPGPPRPPIGGVRPVPPPQRKSNTGLIVALCVGLVVLLVIVLVIIGVVSGGGSSTSGGGGTTTTSVTSNGGVDATAAAISKEFPRMVPASESDSVGYNGAKCNAHKTGDLTLPTPGSPDFGAWTAQWDCYGGGDNDDPFYTIYVYKNASDVQSVLSKLPSDATKSTDTNGGKSYTNYKFVNDGPKIVTAFTGDKNRAQFLMYADGLAGAQDKVLRWWRSAPLN; encoded by the coding sequence ATGCTGGCCAGCGGTGACGTATTCGCCGGCTATGTCATCGATCGGCAATTGGGTCGCGGTGGCATGGGTTCGGTGTACCTGGCGAAACATCCGCGGTTGCCGCGGATGACAGCGCTCAAACTGCTGAATCGGGAGATGTTCTTCGATAAGGAGGTGCGGGCGCGGTTCGAGCGGGAGGCGGACCTGGTCGCACAGCTCGATCACCCGAATATCGTCACCGTCTACGACCGCGGCCTCGACGACGAGCAGCTGTGGATCTCGATGCAGTACGTCGATGGCATCGACGCCGCGTCGGTCGATCCGAAGTCGCTGCCGCCGGAGCGGGCGGTCCAGATCATCAAGGAGACCGCCGACGCGCTCGATTACGCGCACGGCATGGGCGTACTGCACCGCGATGTGAAACCGGCGAATATCCTGTTGGCCCGTTCCGGTGGCGGACGCGGTGAGCGGGTCTATCTGACCGACTTCGGTATCGCGCGGCTGCGCGACGACACCGGTCACCTCACCCAGACCGGCACCTTCACCGCCACCCTGGCCTACGCCTCGCCCGAACAGCTCACCGGCGTCTCGCTCGACCATCGATCGGATCAGTACTCGCTGGCGTGCTCACTGTTCTGGCTGTTCACCGGGTCCGGCCCGTTCGTGGCGACCAATCCGGCGGCGGTGATCCAGGGGCATCTGCAGGCCGCGCCCCCCGCGCTGAGCAGCGTGCGTCCCGGCCTGCCCTACCAGCTGGACGCGGTGATGGCGCGGGCCATGGCCAAGCGGCCCGATGACCGGTTCGCCTCCTGCTCGGAATTCGCGCTCGCGGCCAAGCAGGCGCTCACCAACCCCAGTGTTCCGTCGATGCCGGTGGTCGGTGGACCGCGTCCCGGCACCGGACCGGCGATACCCGTGACGGGTGGCCCGCGCCCGACCACCGGGCAGCCGATGCCCGTGACCAACGGGCCGTACCCGCAGACCGCGGGACCATACCCACAGACCGCCGGACCGTATCCGCAGACCAGCGGACCGCAGACCATGCAGCCGCAGCCACTGGCGCCGACGACCGTCAATCCCGCACACAGCACGCAGCGTCCACAGCCGATGCAGACCGCGCCGACGCAACAGCAGCCGCATCCGAGCAATCCCTACAACCAGCAGCCGCTCGGGTTCGCGACTCCGCCGGGCCCGCCGCGGCCGCCGATCGGTGGCGTGCGGCCGGTTCCGCCGCCACAGCGCAAGTCGAATACCGGGCTGATCGTCGCCCTGTGTGTCGGGCTGGTCGTTCTGCTGGTGATCGTGCTGGTGATCATCGGCGTCGTCTCGGGCGGCGGTTCGTCGACCTCCGGGGGCGGCGGCACCACGACCACGTCCGTCACGTCCAATGGTGGCGTCGACGCCACCGCGGCCGCGATCAGCAAAGAGTTCCCGCGCATGGTGCCCGCCAGCGAATCCGATTCGGTCGGCTACAACGGCGCGAAATGCAACGCCCACAAGACCGGCGACCTGACCCTGCCGACACCGGGCTCCCCGGACTTCGGCGCCTGGACCGCGCAATGGGATTGCTACGGCGGCGGCGACAACGACGACCCGTTCTACACCATCTACGTCTACAAGAACGCCTCCGACGTGCAGAGCGTGCTGAGCAAGCTGCCGTCGGACGCCACCAAGTCGACCGACACCAACGGCGGAAAGTCCTACACCAACTACAAATTCGTCAACGACGGCCCCAAGATCGTCACCGCCTTCACCGGCGACAAGAACCGGGCCCAATTCCTGATGTACGCCGACGGCCTGGCCGGCGCCCAGGACAAGGTCCTGCGCTGGTGGCGCTCGGCCCCGCTGAACTGA
- a CDS encoding cytochrome P450 — translation MAAPAFPAGFDFTDPALWENRMPIEEFATLRRTAPVWWCAQPDATSGGFRDGGYWVVSKYEDVKEISRSPEIYSSAQKGAIIRLPDDITPEQIELTGAMLINMDAPKHAKTRRIVSKGFTPRAVEGLRAALTERAARIVHEAKQTGGGDFVQQVACELPLQAIAELLGVPNDDRHKLFEWSNQALNYDDPEYGDANAAFAEILGYAWNMAEQRRACPVDDIVTQLVQADVDGESLGSDEFGFFVILLAIAGNETTRNAITHGMKAFVDHPEQWELYREQRPRTAPDEIVRWATPVNAFQRTAAADTELGGQQIKKGQRLGIFYSSANFDEDAFENPFTFDILRDPNPHVAFGGTGAHYCVGANLARLEIDLMFNAIADVMPKISQVTDPVRLRSGWINGIKNWQVRYE, via the coding sequence ATGGCAGCGCCCGCTTTCCCGGCAGGCTTCGATTTCACCGATCCCGCGCTGTGGGAAAACCGCATGCCGATCGAGGAGTTCGCGACCCTGCGCCGCACCGCACCGGTGTGGTGGTGCGCGCAGCCCGACGCGACCTCGGGCGGCTTCCGCGACGGCGGGTACTGGGTGGTCAGCAAATACGAAGACGTGAAGGAGATTTCGCGCAGTCCGGAGATCTACTCCTCCGCGCAGAAGGGCGCCATCATCCGGCTGCCCGACGATATCACCCCGGAACAGATCGAACTCACCGGCGCGATGCTGATCAATATGGATGCGCCGAAGCACGCCAAGACGCGCCGGATCGTCTCCAAGGGTTTCACCCCACGTGCGGTAGAGGGCCTGCGCGCCGCGCTGACCGAACGCGCGGCGCGAATCGTGCACGAGGCCAAGCAGACCGGCGGCGGTGACTTCGTCCAGCAGGTCGCCTGCGAACTTCCACTACAGGCCATCGCGGAACTGCTCGGCGTGCCGAATGACGACCGCCACAAGCTGTTCGAATGGTCCAACCAGGCGCTGAACTACGACGATCCGGAGTACGGCGACGCGAATGCCGCCTTCGCCGAAATCCTCGGCTACGCCTGGAATATGGCCGAACAGCGGCGCGCCTGTCCGGTCGACGACATCGTCACTCAATTGGTGCAGGCCGATGTGGACGGCGAGTCGCTCGGCTCCGATGAGTTCGGATTCTTCGTCATCCTGTTGGCCATCGCCGGCAACGAGACCACCCGCAACGCCATCACACACGGTATGAAGGCCTTCGTCGACCATCCGGAACAGTGGGAGCTGTATCGGGAGCAGCGCCCGCGCACCGCCCCCGACGAGATCGTGCGCTGGGCCACCCCGGTGAATGCCTTCCAGCGCACGGCGGCAGCGGACACCGAACTCGGTGGGCAGCAGATCAAGAAAGGCCAGCGGCTGGGAATCTTCTACAGCTCGGCCAACTTCGACGAGGACGCCTTCGAGAATCCGTTCACCTTCGACATACTGCGCGATCCCAACCCGCACGTCGCTTTCGGCGGCACCGGCGCGCATTACTGCGTCGGGGCGAATCTGGCGCGGCTGGAAATCGACCTCATGTTCAATGCGATCGCCGATGTGATGCCCAAGATCAGCCAGGTCACCGATCCGGTACGGTTGCGGTCGGGGTGGATCAATGGAATCAAGAACTGGCAGGTGCGATACGAATGA
- a CDS encoding deoxyribonuclease IV has translation MRIGAHVRLDSDPIGFGEKLGADVIQLFVVDPQSWDKPAPHPRTEEILASPIDVVVHSSYQINVASLNNRLRMPSRNAVAQQAKAAAEIGAFGLVVHGGHVRSDAELETGIDNWRKLFERQQDKGGFAVPILIENTAGGNHAMARHFDSIGRLWDAVGDFGAGFCLDTCHAWAGGEDLVGVVERIKAITGRIDLVHLNSSRDEFNSGADRHANFADGTIDPQLLAEVCRTADAPVILETPAEGVADDLAYLREHLG, from the coding sequence ATGCGCATTGGAGCACACGTCCGGCTCGACAGCGATCCGATCGGCTTCGGTGAGAAACTCGGCGCCGATGTCATCCAGCTGTTCGTCGTCGACCCGCAGAGCTGGGACAAGCCGGCCCCGCATCCGCGGACCGAGGAGATCCTCGCGAGTCCGATCGATGTGGTGGTGCACTCGTCCTATCAGATCAATGTGGCCAGCCTGAACAACCGCCTGCGCATGCCTTCGCGCAACGCGGTCGCGCAGCAGGCGAAGGCCGCCGCCGAGATCGGCGCGTTCGGCCTGGTCGTGCACGGCGGGCACGTCCGCTCCGACGCCGAACTTGAGACCGGAATCGACAACTGGCGCAAGCTGTTCGAACGCCAGCAGGACAAGGGCGGCTTCGCGGTGCCGATCCTGATCGAGAACACCGCAGGCGGCAACCATGCCATGGCGCGGCACTTCGATTCGATCGGCCGGCTCTGGGACGCGGTCGGCGATTTCGGCGCAGGCTTCTGCCTGGACACCTGCCACGCCTGGGCGGGCGGTGAGGATCTGGTCGGCGTCGTCGAGCGGATCAAGGCGATCACCGGCCGAATCGACCTGGTACACCTGAATTCCTCACGCGATGAGTTCAATTCGGGCGCGGACCGACACGCCAACTTCGCCGACGGCACCATCGATCCGCAACTGCTGGCCGAGGTATGCCGGACGGCGGACGCACCGGTCATTCTGGAGACCCCCGCCGAGGGCGTCGCCGACGATCTGGCGTACCTGCGCGAACACCTCGGCTGA
- a CDS encoding serine/threonine-protein kinase: MGGESTVLRSGDVFAGYTIKRVLGQGGMGTVYLAQHPRLPRLTALKLLKRELYTDAEIRQRFEREADLVAQLDHPNIVTVFDRGAEDQQLWISMQFVPGADASCADVNVLALGRAVQIIADTAAALDFAHANGVLHRDVKPANILLAKAPIGQPERVLLTDFGIAGMRDSDSTLGSAGTITATLAYAAPEQLTGTPDYLADQYSLACSLFWMLTGTAPFNGPNPMAVINGHLYGSIPSLRRHRPDVPPGLDTVLARAMAKRPADRFGSCTEFAVAARRVLVSSTPHPPQANGSTQHGRPGPHRPPVGPSHEPPHNAGPPRNAVPPNAAERAGRGRTTRPTEPTNRGEPPQSTESPRSTQPAGSRMPLLPRRPVRPGTIALPDIPRRPGRTPPGPAARPPP; encoded by the coding sequence ATGGGGGGTGAATCCACTGTGCTGCGAAGTGGCGATGTTTTCGCTGGCTACACCATCAAACGGGTGCTCGGCCAGGGCGGTATGGGCACCGTCTACCTGGCCCAACATCCGCGCCTGCCGCGCCTGACCGCGCTGAAGCTGCTCAAACGCGAGCTGTATACCGACGCCGAGATCCGGCAGCGCTTCGAGCGTGAGGCCGATCTGGTCGCCCAGCTCGACCATCCGAATATCGTGACTGTCTTCGATCGCGGCGCCGAGGATCAACAGCTCTGGATCTCGATGCAATTCGTGCCCGGCGCGGACGCGTCCTGCGCGGATGTCAATGTGCTCGCGCTGGGACGCGCGGTGCAGATCATCGCCGATACCGCCGCCGCCCTGGATTTCGCGCATGCCAACGGCGTGCTGCACCGCGACGTGAAACCGGCCAATATCCTGCTGGCCAAGGCGCCGATCGGACAGCCGGAACGGGTGCTGCTCACCGATTTCGGCATCGCGGGCATGCGCGACAGCGACTCCACGCTGGGTTCGGCCGGAACGATCACCGCCACCCTGGCGTATGCCGCGCCGGAACAACTGACCGGAACACCGGACTATCTGGCCGATCAGTACTCGCTGGCCTGCTCGCTGTTCTGGATGTTGACCGGGACGGCCCCGTTCAACGGACCGAACCCGATGGCCGTCATCAACGGCCACCTGTACGGGTCGATCCCGTCGCTGCGCCGCCATCGGCCCGATGTGCCGCCCGGGTTGGACACGGTGCTGGCCCGCGCCATGGCGAAGCGCCCCGCGGACCGGTTCGGCAGCTGTACCGAATTCGCCGTCGCCGCTCGTCGGGTGTTGGTGTCGTCCACGCCGCACCCGCCGCAGGCGAACGGGTCGACGCAACACGGTCGGCCGGGGCCGCATCGACCGCCGGTGGGACCGAGCCACGAACCGCCGCATAATGCGGGTCCGCCTCGAAATGCCGTGCCGCCCAACGCCGCCGAGCGAGCCGGCCGCGGCAGAACCACCCGGCCGACGGAGCCGACCAATCGGGGCGAACCGCCGCAGTCGACCGAATCACCGAGATCGACCCAGCCCGCGGGCTCGCGCATGCCACTGCTGCCGCGTCGGCCGGTGCGGCCGGGCACGATCGCGCTGCCCGACATCCCGCGCCGTCCCGGCCGGACGCCGCCGGGGCCCGCCGCACGCCCTCCGCCATAG
- a CDS encoding succinic semialdehyde dehydrogenase has protein sequence MSTTETNKDAALALPARITAELVGRLTDLVASSGTAAPYSMIEVYTGAVVGDLPQSTPEDLTTAYATARAAQQEWATWPLQRRLRVFERAHELILAEHETIADLIQIGCGKTRRMAFEESCDVPMVISHYLKTARRVLKPKRRGGPVPLITTSTEEHRPKGVVAVIAPWNFPFAIALSDSMPALMAGNGVVLKPDNKTALCALFGVELLYRAGLPKGLFQVVCGEGPDVGPTLIDNADFVMFTGSTATGRVVGAGAGRNLIGCSLELGGKNPMIVLDDANLDEVIPGAAFSVFANSGQACMHIERIYVQDRVYDEFVRRLVTAADELNAHIGAAYDYTPEFGSLVSVPHLERVAAHVEDARAKGATVLTGGKARPDIGPAFYEPTVLTGVTPEMTHATMETFGPVVSVYRFTDEQEAIRLANDTDYGLNASVWSRDLTHANRIAAHLEAGNININDGFVTTYAAKATPSGGIKQSGVGTRHGDQGLLKYTDTVNIGVQKRQLMAARAGLPYAKQLQTTLTTLRLMRRIRLR, from the coding sequence ATGAGCACAACAGAAACCAATAAAGATGCCGCACTCGCCTTGCCCGCCCGGATCACCGCGGAACTGGTCGGCCGACTGACCGATCTGGTCGCGTCGAGCGGAACCGCCGCCCCGTACTCGATGATCGAGGTCTACACCGGAGCCGTCGTCGGCGACCTGCCCCAGTCGACACCGGAGGACCTCACCACCGCCTACGCGACCGCGCGAGCCGCCCAACAGGAATGGGCCACCTGGCCGCTGCAGCGCCGCCTCCGAGTCTTCGAACGCGCACACGAGCTGATCCTCGCCGAACACGAGACCATCGCCGACCTGATCCAGATCGGCTGCGGCAAGACCCGCCGGATGGCCTTCGAGGAGTCCTGCGACGTTCCGATGGTCATCAGCCATTACCTCAAGACCGCGCGCCGGGTACTGAAGCCCAAGCGCCGCGGCGGCCCGGTACCGCTGATCACCACCTCGACCGAGGAACACCGTCCCAAGGGCGTCGTCGCGGTCATCGCACCGTGGAATTTCCCGTTCGCCATCGCGCTCTCGGATTCGATGCCCGCGCTGATGGCGGGCAACGGCGTCGTACTCAAGCCCGATAACAAGACCGCGCTCTGCGCGCTGTTCGGGGTGGAGCTGCTGTACCGGGCGGGCCTGCCGAAGGGGCTGTTCCAGGTCGTATGCGGCGAGGGCCCCGATGTCGGTCCGACGTTGATCGACAATGCCGACTTCGTCATGTTCACCGGCTCCACCGCGACCGGACGGGTGGTCGGCGCGGGCGCGGGCCGCAATCTGATCGGCTGCAGCCTCGAACTCGGCGGCAAGAACCCGATGATCGTGCTGGACGACGCGAATCTCGACGAGGTCATTCCCGGTGCGGCGTTCTCGGTCTTCGCGAACTCGGGCCAGGCGTGTATGCATATCGAGCGGATCTACGTGCAGGACCGCGTCTATGACGAGTTCGTACGCCGATTGGTCACGGCCGCGGACGAATTGAACGCCCACATCGGCGCGGCTTACGACTACACACCGGAATTCGGTTCACTGGTCTCGGTGCCGCATCTCGAGCGGGTAGCGGCCCATGTCGAGGACGCCCGTGCGAAGGGCGCGACGGTATTGACCGGCGGCAAGGCGCGACCCGATATCGGCCCGGCGTTCTACGAGCCGACCGTACTTACCGGCGTCACCCCCGAGATGACCCACGCGACCATGGAAACCTTCGGCCCGGTGGTCAGCGTTTACCGATTCACCGACGAGCAGGAGGCGATCCGGCTCGCCAACGACACCGACTACGGCTTGAACGCCAGCGTCTGGAGCCGAGACCTGACCCACGCCAACCGCATCGCCGCACACCTCGAGGCCGGGAATATCAATATCAACGACGGCTTCGTCACCACCTACGCCGCCAAGGCCACGCCCTCCGGCGGCATCAAACAATCCGGCGTCGGCACCAGGCACGGCGATCAGGGCCTGTTGAAGTACACCGACACCGTCAATATCGGCGTGCAGAAACGCCAATTGATGGCGGCCCGCGCGGGCCTGCCCTACGCCAAGCAGCTGCAGACCACGTTGACGACCCTGCGGCTCATGCGCCGAATCAGGTTGCGCTGA
- a CDS encoding acyl-CoA synthetase yields the protein MSHNFADLFEHSVDAMPERTALIEGDIALTFAEIDARANRLADHLISIGVGPGVHVGFQMHNGIATMVTLIACFKARAVPININYRYGVDELRYLYDNADLEVLVYHATYTAAVLAAAAQAPGLRHLIVVDDTTAPDALVTPNVAATVIATNAGIHRPPADPVPYAKALANGDPTRRSIDRTPDDLFMMYTGGTTGRPKGVMWRQEDMWRVLGGGIDFYTGEPVSDEYQQSRVGAQGESSTWFVLPPLIHAAAMMPTFAALLSGNAVIFEPKFDARRVWRVVEQRRPQIMVITGDAMARPLIDEYRTAPVDAASLVAIASGAALLSQPVKNALLELFPWAVVSDSIGSSETGFGGIGFAQKDDNPGRGPRVQSGRGAIVVDDAGCPVEPGSEGWLAKTGAVPIGYYKDPAKTERLFKTVDGTRIVVTDDRAKVEADGSVTLIGRGNMVVNTGGEKVFVEEVESVVKAHDAIYDAVVIGVPHERWGQQVAAVVSVAGGEPVDFAALETHVRRHLAGYKVPRKIWLAEVVTRAPSGKPDYRWATEFAAGHAPDHQAD from the coding sequence ATGTCACACAACTTCGCCGACCTGTTCGAGCACTCCGTCGACGCTATGCCGGAGCGCACCGCACTGATCGAGGGTGATATCGCGCTGACCTTCGCCGAGATCGACGCCCGCGCCAATCGACTGGCCGACCATCTGATCTCGATCGGCGTCGGCCCCGGCGTCCATGTGGGTTTTCAGATGCACAACGGCATCGCGACCATGGTGACCCTCATCGCGTGCTTCAAAGCGCGAGCCGTCCCCATCAATATCAACTACCGCTACGGCGTCGACGAGTTGCGCTACCTCTACGACAACGCGGACCTCGAAGTGCTGGTGTACCACGCCACCTACACCGCGGCGGTGCTGGCGGCAGCCGCACAGGCACCCGGACTCCGGCACCTGATCGTCGTCGACGACACCACCGCACCAGATGCCCTGGTAACCCCCAATGTCGCGGCAACCGTCATCGCGACGAACGCCGGAATCCATCGTCCACCAGCAGATCCGGTGCCATACGCGAAGGCCCTCGCCAACGGCGACCCCACCCGCCGCAGCATCGACCGCACCCCCGACGACCTGTTCATGATGTACACCGGCGGCACCACCGGCCGCCCCAAGGGCGTCATGTGGCGACAGGAGGACATGTGGCGCGTCCTCGGCGGCGGCATCGACTTCTATACCGGCGAACCGGTTTCCGACGAATACCAGCAGTCCCGGGTCGGCGCGCAAGGCGAGTCGAGTACGTGGTTCGTGCTCCCACCCCTCATCCACGCCGCCGCGATGATGCCGACCTTCGCCGCCCTGTTGTCGGGCAATGCCGTGATATTCGAACCGAAATTCGACGCACGCCGAGTCTGGCGGGTGGTCGAACAGCGCCGTCCGCAGATCATGGTCATCACCGGCGATGCGATGGCGCGCCCGCTGATCGACGAATACCGCACCGCACCGGTCGACGCCGCCTCGCTCGTCGCCATCGCCTCGGGTGCGGCATTGCTATCGCAACCGGTGAAAAACGCACTGCTGGAACTGTTTCCGTGGGCCGTGGTCTCCGATTCCATCGGCTCCTCCGAAACCGGTTTCGGCGGTATCGGTTTCGCGCAGAAGGACGACAATCCGGGGCGCGGTCCCCGCGTGCAGAGCGGCCGGGGCGCCATCGTGGTCGATGACGCGGGGTGCCCGGTCGAACCGGGTTCCGAAGGCTGGCTCGCCAAGACCGGCGCGGTGCCGATCGGCTATTACAAGGATCCGGCGAAGACCGAGCGACTCTTCAAGACGGTCGACGGCACGCGGATCGTGGTGACCGACGATCGTGCCAAGGTCGAGGCGGACGGTTCGGTGACACTGATCGGCCGCGGCAATATGGTCGTCAATACCGGCGGCGAGAAGGTCTTCGTCGAAGAGGTCGAGAGCGTGGTGAAGGCGCACGACGCCATCTACGACGCCGTGGTGATCGGGGTACCGCACGAGCGCTGGGGCCAGCAGGTGGCGGCGGTCGTCTCCGTCGCCGGCGGCGAACCGGTGGATTTCGCCGCGCTGGAGACCCATGTGCGCCGGCATCTGGCGGGCTACAAGGTACCGAGGAAGATCTGGCTCGCCGAGGTGGTCACGCGGGCGCCGAGCGGCAAGCCGGACTACCGTTGGGCCACGGAGTTCGCGGCCGGTCACGCACCGGATCATCAGGCGGATTGA